In Aquincola tertiaricarbonis, the genomic stretch CGCCCGCCTGCGCTACTTCGCCAACACCGGCGGCCGCATGCCGCGCGAGACGCTGATGGCGTTGCGCCAGCGGGCGCCTTCGGCCCGGCCCTTCCTGATGTACGGGCTGACCGAGGCCTTCCGCTCCACCTACCTGCCGCCTGAAGAGGTGGACCGCCGGCCCGATTCCATCGGCAAGGCCATCCCCAATGCCGAGATCCTGGTGCTGCGCGACGACGGCACCGAATGCGGGCCCGACGAGCCGGGCGAACTGGTGCACCGCGGCGCGCTGGTGGGCCAGGGCTACTGGAACGACGCCGACAAGACTGCGGAGCGCTACAAGCTGTTGCCGGCGGGCATCGGCGGCCGGCTGGGCGGCCTGCAGCTGCCCGAATACGCGGTGTACTCGGGCGACACCGTGCGCAAGGACGCGGAAGGCTTCCTGTACTTCATCGGCCGGCGCGACGAGATGATCAAGACCTCGGGCTACCGGGTGAGCCCCACTGAGGTGGAAGAGGTGCTGTACGCCACGCAGATGGTGGGCGAGTGCGCTGCCTTCGGCGTGGAGCATCCGGCGCTGGGCCAGGCCATCCAGGTGGTGGCCACCGCGCCCGACGGCAGCGCGGCGCTCGACGTGCCTGCGCTGCTGGCCGAGTGCCGCCAGCGCATGCCGGCCTACATGGTGCCGGCTGGCGTGGTGCCGGTGGCCGGGCCGCTGCCGCGCAACCCCAACGGCAAGATCGACCGCAAGCTGCTGGCCGCGCGCTGGGCCGATCAGACCTTGTAGTAGCCCCGGTACCACTCGACGAAGCGGCGCACGCCTTCATCCACCGAGGTGGCGGGCGTGAAGCCGGTCCAGGCCTGCAGCTCGGACACGTCGGCATAGGTGGCCGGCACGTCGCCGGGCTGGATGTCGCGCAGCTGCTTGATCGCCTCGCGGCCGGTGTGGCGCTCGATCGCGGCGATGAAGTCCATCAGCTGCACCGGCTGGTGGTTGCCGATGTTGAACACGCGGTAGGGCGCGTGGCTGGCGGCCGGGTCGGCCTGGCTGCGGTCATAGGCCGGGTTGGCCGTGGGCACATGGTCCAGCGTGCGCACCACGCCTTCGGCGATGTCGTCGATGTAGGTGAAGTCGCGCACCATCTTGCCGTGGTTGAACACCTGGATCGGCTCGCCGGCCAGGATGGCGCGGGTGAACAGGAACAGCGCCATGTCCGGTCGGCCCCAGGGACCGTACACGGTGAAAAAGCGCAGCCCCGTGGTAGGCAGGTCGAACAGGTGGCTGTAGGTGTGGGCCATCAGCTCGTTGGCCTTCTTGGTGGCCGCGTACAGGCTCACCGGGTGGTCCACGCCGTGGTGCTCGGAAAACGGCATCTGCGTGTTGCCGCCGTACACGCTGGAGCTGGAGGCATACACCAGGTGCTGCACGCCGTGGTGGCGGCAGCCTTCCAGGATGTTGGTGAAGCCGACCAGGTTGCTGTCGATGTAGGCATGCGGATCGACCAGCGAGTGCCGCACCCCGGCCTGCGCCGCCAGGTGCACCACGCGGTCGAACTTTTCCTGCGCGAACAGCGCCGGAATGGCGCTGCGGTCGGCCACGTCCATCTGCTGGAAGCGGAAACCCGACTGGCCCTGCAGCAGCGCCAGCCGGTCGTGCTTGAGCTGCGGGTCGTAGTAGGCGTTGAGGTTGTCGATGCCGACGACCTCGTCGCCACGGGCCAGCAGCAGGCGGGCGACATGGGCGCCGATGAAGCCGGCGGCGCCGGTGAGCAGGATTTTCATGATGGAGTGGGCACTAGCAGTTGCCGGCCGGCAGCGACCGGAGTGTGTGGATTGTGAGTCAATCCCCTTGTCGAACCCCGTACGTTACGTGCAGGAACCACATCCGGACCGGGCACGTACCGTGCGTGTCGCACTGCGCAGGCAGAATCGCCGTAGTGAAAGGGGCCGTTGGCCCGCATCAGGGAGAGCAGAAGCATGAAGATCACCGTCGTCGGTGCCGGTTACGTAGGTCTGGTCACGGGCGCATGCCTGGCGGAGATGGGCAACCACGTGGTGTGCCTGGATGTGGACGAGCGCAAGATCGCCATGCTCCAGCGCGGCGAGATTCCCATCCACGAACCCGGCCTGGACGCCGTGGTGCAACGCAATGCCGCTGCCGGCCGCCTGCAGTTCACCACCGACGTGGCCTCGGCCGTCGGCCACGGCACGCTGCAATTCATCGGCGTCGGCACCCCGCCCGACGAAGACGGCTCGGCCGACCTGCAGTACGTGCTGGCCGCCGCCCGCAACATCGGCCGCCACATGACCGACTACAAGGTCATCGTCGACAAGAGCACCGTGCCCGTGGGCACCGCCGACAAGGTGCGCGCCGCCGTGCGCGAAGAGCTGGCGGCGCGCGGCCTGAGCAT encodes the following:
- a CDS encoding NAD-dependent epimerase, yielding MKILLTGAAGFIGAHVARLLLARGDEVVGIDNLNAYYDPQLKHDRLALLQGQSGFRFQQMDVADRSAIPALFAQEKFDRVVHLAAQAGVRHSLVDPHAYIDSNLVGFTNILEGCRHHGVQHLVYASSSSVYGGNTQMPFSEHHGVDHPVSLYAATKKANELMAHTYSHLFDLPTTGLRFFTVYGPWGRPDMALFLFTRAILAGEPIQVFNHGKMVRDFTYIDDIAEGVVRTLDHVPTANPAYDRSQADPAASHAPYRVFNIGNHQPVQLMDFIAAIERHTGREAIKQLRDIQPGDVPATYADVSELQAWTGFTPATSVDEGVRRFVEWYRGYYKV